The genomic segment atataatggagTACTATTTGACTTCATACTCTAAGCTTAGGAGTTTCCACAGTAGCCTGTGAGATAGACTCTGTCAAATGGCTGTTCAAAGTCCTCTCCAATTTCATTCTATCCTATTGAGCCTTTATCTCCCATCATTTCCAGCAATAAACTCTCATCATGTTGAACTATTTACCATCTATTGAATTCCACACATCCTttagttcttctgtcttttcacaATACCGCCCCTTCATGTATATCCCTTGTCTGTTTGGAGAACTCTGACTTAGCCTATAGTTAGGCCTACCTTTTCtataagggcttccttggtggtacagaggttaaagcatctgcctgcaatgtgggagacctgggttcgatccctaggtcgggaagatcccctggagaaggaaatggcaacccactctaggattcttgcctggagaatcccatggacggaggagcttggtgggctacagtctaaaggtAAATGTTCTCCTATCCTTTGCCTCAACAGAACTTATTGCTCCCCCTTTGGGGACTCATAGTGGTTTGATAATCCACTGTTTAGATAACATTAGCTATATGACCTTTTCAAAGTAGCTTAACATCTCTtgagtttttctttccttatcttgAGTGTTTTGTGTCTTTCAGAGGAGTTATATGAGACATAGATACCAAAGAATATTAAATGCAAatactatataaaaatgtaatagtTTAGTATTAATGGTATAGATGTGAAATAGACTTCAGATTATAGTTACAACACCTAGTTTTCTGTAGGTCTTCTTACCCATGAGCACAGTGACCCTGATGCATTAATCTTTCTCTCTTAAATATTGAGTCTAAGTCCTGAAGCATGATAAATGATAAATGAATCATTATAAAGTAGACAGGgagatactattattatcattttggaGATTGAAATTGAAGTCCAAAATGCTCAGAGATATAATGATTTAGTTACATCCTGGCTACTTTTCCCTGAGTTTACCAATAGAATTTCCAGAGACTTCTGGAGGACTTGTACTCTGACACTACCTAGTCaggctgaggtttctcaaggtaTTGTCTGAGACTACCTGTCATAGACTGACTTTTCAAGATACATATTAGAAACAAAAAATCGAATCTCACAAATGTAATTTTGAGCAAAAAAGCCAGACACACAAAATCAGAAAAGAGAGGACAATACTACCAACTTCACAGAAACAAAGGTATTAGGAAAGAGTACTATGAGCAACTCTGTGCCAACAAATTAGGGAACTTAGATACAGtgaacaaattcctagaaatgtacaacctaccaagactgaatcacaaagaaataaaatatctgaacagACCTATAACTAGTAAGAAGGTTGAATGGGTAATTTTAAAGaaacctcccaacaaagaaaatcccaggaccagatggcttcacttgTGAATTCCaccaaatgtttaaagaagaattaagtaTCAGTCCTCTtcaaactctttccaaaaattgAGGAGAAAGgaatacttcctaactcattcgGTGAGGCCAACATTATCCTGATACCAAGGTCAGAGAAAGATACTAGTGTTGACCCTGGAACAATGCAGGGGTTAAGGGAACCAACCCCTCATACAgtcaaaaatctgcatataactttAAAATCAGCCCTATGTATCCATGGTTCTGCATCCACAGTTTCAAACAACCTCAGATGGTGTAGTATTGTAGTACATACATATTGAAAAAAATCCTAGTAGAAATGAACCCAGATAGTTAAACCCATTTTGTTCAAGagtcaacagtacatgaaaagaAAGCTAAAGACTAATGTCCATATGAATACTGATTCAAAAATCgtgaacaaaatattagcaaacagaattcaacagagGAGTTTACATCATGACTAAGTGCGATTTATTCCTTGAATGCAAGGGTGGTTCAACATGGAAAAATCAGTTAATGTAATAAACTACATTAGCAGAATGAAGGGGAAAAACATGGTTATCTCaattgatacagaaaaagcatttgagaaaattcTGTACTCTTTCAGATAAAAACACTTggcaaactaggaataaaagtaaAGTACCCCAACATAATAAAAATCATGTATGAAAAGCCCACAGCCAACATCAGACTCAATGGTAAGAGCCTAAAAACTTTTTCTCTGAGATTAGGAGCATGAAAAGGTGCCTGCTTTTTGTTGCATCTATACAAAGCAGTACTGGAAGTCATAGCCAAAACAGTTgggcaagaaaagaaatgaaaggaatgtgagttggaaaggaagaagtagaaTTATCTCTGATCACAAAATGCATGATCTTAGATGTAAAAAACCCTGCAGACAACACACACGCATAACCGTTAGAACTAATAAACTAATTcaacaaagttgcaggatacaaatcaACTCACAAAACTAAGTTGTGTTTCTGAAAACTAACAATaaacaatctgaaaaggaaagtaagaaagcattaaatggaataaaatagttAGGAATAAATATAACCAAGAATGTGGAAGCCTTCTACACTGAAAACTGCAAACTGTggttgaaagaaattaaggaagacaTGAATAAGTGATTAGACATCAGTGTTCATCTATTAGAAGACAATATTAAGATGTCAGTACTACACAAAGTGATCTAAGAACCAGTGCAGTCCCTATCAAAGTCTCAACAacattttttaatggaagtaGGGAAatccatcctaaaattcatatggaatctcaAGGGAGACTGAATTGCCAAAATAGTCTTGCAAAAGAGCAAAGTTGAAAGTCTTACACTTCCAAATTTCagaacttactacaaagctatagtaatccaagtagtgtggtactggcacaaacacagaTATATAAGCCCATGGAATaacatagaaagcccagaaataaactcatgtgtgtgcatacaaatgattttcaacaagggtgccaagcccattcaatggggaaagaataatcttttcaacaaatggtgctgagataACCACAAGCAAAGGAATGAAGTGGACTCTTACCCTatgtcatatataaaaattaactcaaaatggatcaaagacctaaacataagagctaaaactattaTGTTTTGCCTTAGACAAAAACATAGAGGAAAAGCTTTGTGACATTGGATTCCTTGTtgattttttggatatgacaccaaaaacatgagcaataaaagaaaaattagataaactggactacataaaagttaaaaacttCTATGCATTAAGGACAGTATCAGCAGAGTGGAAAGACAGCTCATggaatggaagaagatatttgcaaatcatataactgataaggagttaatatccagaaTGTAGAAGGAACTATAAAATAGCAACAAGAAAGCAAACAACCCCATCAAAGAATAGGCAAGGGACTTGAGTAGAcgttttctccaaagaaggcatacaagtGACCAACAGGTCTATGaaaattagggaaatgaaaattaaagctaCAGTAAGATATCATCTCATATCCATCAGGATggctatgattaaaaaaaaaagcctgaggaaaaattggaacccttgtacattgttgatgggaatgtaaaatagtgtagccactgtggaaaatagtatggtggtccttcaaaaaattaaaaacagatttacCATTTGATCCAGCAGTTCTGCTTCTGGGTATACATCCAAAAGATTTGAAAGTAAGGACTTGAAGAAATAATTTGTacacctatgttcatagcagcattattcacaaaagcCCAAAGGCGGAAGCAGCCCAAGCATCCATCAgtggaagaatggataaacaaagtgttatatccatacaatagaatattatttagctttaaaaaggaaataaattctgacacgtgctacaacatggatgaaccttgaagacattatgctaagtgaaattagccaGACAAAAAGGacagatactgtatgattccacttatatgagataccTAAAACAGTCAAATTCATACAAACATGAAGTAGAATGGTTCTTGCCAGGGCCTAGGGGGAGAAGGAatatttaatggggacagagtttattttgcaagatgaaaaaaatttCTGGAGttggatggtgatgatggttgcacaacgatgtgaatgtacttaatgcctctggactgtatacttaaaaattgttaagatggtaaattttatgttatatgtattttaccacagttttttgaaatttaaaagcaAGATACCAAAAAAAAGCATGtgctttatgattccatttatttaaagTACAAAATTGAATCTGTGGTGTTAGAGGTCAGCATAATGGTTACCTTTGGAAGAGGAGAGTACCTAGAAAGAGACATGAGGAAGCTTCAGGGGTCCTGCTTATGTTCTACTTTTTGATCTGGGTATTATAACATGGGCTATTTGCAGTCTGTGAAATTCTTTGAGCTATACATTTGTGATTTTTGCAGTTTTCTATGTGACTGTTACACTTCCAAAAGATTCCAGAAATGTAGATCATGAATGCGATACCAAACTGTGCAGAATCAGAATCTCAGAGCATGGGATCTAGGGaccctgcattttaaaaaatctccattCCAAGTTTTTCTTAAGAACATTAGATATTGCAAATCTGCTGAAGGAAGAGAATTAGATAAAAATTTTTCTAATGCCCAAGAATTCTTCAGTTGTGCCCTAGCAATAAATATTCCTTAGAGAAGAAATTCTTGATATCCTTAGGTCATTTACTTTCTTCTGCCAGGAAAATCCATGTCATCTGCTGAGAAAGAGAACTAAGAATAATTAACAGCATATAAAAATCTATAGTTTAATATGTTATACTTAAAACATGATTTCTTCTAATTTGTCAGATATACTATAATTTAGGAATATTTTATTGAGGCCCTCTGAAAAATGGCAGGAGCTAGGACCTAGTGGAATTCAGGCAACTTCAGTAGGAGGTGAAGCATCACACCCCAGGGTGTGGTACAGTGCAGGCAGGTACAGAAAAGCCAGTTCTTCCACATGTAAGCTACTTAGACTCCATTTCATCTCTCATACCACCTCCAAGATTTCAGCAGCTTTTATCCTTGCTGGATAAACCAAAAGCATGTTTCTTGCAAAGGCTCTATTGGAAGGAGCAAATCAAGGTCTTGGACAAGCCCTTGGAGGCCTTCTTGGAGGAGGCGatcagagaagaggaggagggaatatTGGAGGGATAGTTGGAGGAATTGTGAATTTTATCAGTGAAGCTGCGGCTGCTCAGTATAGCCCAGAACCACCACCTACTCAGCAACATTTCACCAACGTGGAGGCCAATGAAAGTGAGGAAGTTAGGCGTTTTCGGCAACAGTTTGCTCAGCTGGCTGGACCAGACATGGAGGTGGGTGCCACTGACCTAATGAATATTCTCAACAAAGTCCTTTCTAAGCACAAGGATCTGAAGTCTGACGGCTTTAGTCTTGACACCTGCCGGAGCATTGTATCTGTCATGGACAGTGACACGACTGGGAAGCTGGGCTTTGAAGAATTTAAGTATCTCTGGAACAACATCAAGAAATGGCAGTGTGTTTACAAGCAGTATGACAGAGACCAATCTGGATTTTTGGGAAGTTCTCAGCTTCGGGGGGCTCTGCAGGCAGCAGGCTTCCAGCTAAATGAGCAACTTTACCAAATGATTGTCCGCCGGTACACCGAGGAGGATGGAAGTATGGACTTTAACAACTTCATCAGCTGCCTGGTTCGCCTGGATGCCATGTTCCGTGCCTTCAAATCCCTGGATAGAGATGCAGATGGCCTGATTCAGGTTTCTATCCAAGAGTGGCTGCAGCTGACCATGTATTCCTGAAGTGGGCATTAAGTCAGGCCCCTCCCTGGAGGATAGGACTGCTAGAAGCCTAGCCATTCTCTCTGCATGGTTGCAGATACCCCATCTGGAGCTGTCATTTTCTGCCGAGTTCTTTCACAACAGGACCTATTTCTGAACTTGTGTTGCCCTTTATTGCTTAATTAAAACagatttttcatgaaaaatacTCTAAGTGGTTTGTATGTTGGCTTTTTGAGATTTGGAATTTATATGGACCTATATATGTGATGGGGAGGCATGCAGGGTAGGCTCTCATGGAGTACATTTTAAGAGGTCATTGCTTGTTTGGTGAATTAATTCCAAAGAGCGGggaatttgttgttgttactgttaagAATGAGATTTGGGGAAAAATCCTAGGATAAATCAAGAAAGCTCTCAAGAGATGtatatttttccttcaaaaaggTGAGGAGGTGGGAAATTCAAAATCTGTCTTTCTCTTAATTCATGTCTGGTCTTCccattacattaaaaatatgctTTCCTGAAaacatatttaactgtacagaaacaggctcagaaattTGAAATTAAGCAGTTTTATATaaggtactatttttttttaatggtggagCAGCTATCTAAAATCTAGAATTCTTTAGTCTTattttttcagtaaaataaacatgtaaaagtTTTGTTTTGATATATTTATAGACGACGAGAGTGTTGAGGAATGAAAGGGTGTGGTCGTAGTTGAAATGTCACTGATTGCTTTAATGAATCAAAATGATCCTTCTTACATGTACTTCACACACAAAATCAGGCATGCCCAGCTGATGTTAGCCAGCTCTTGTCATGTCTTGCCCTGCCTCCTAGCAAGGaatattctttcatttgtttgaAATCCGCAGACagggaaaaaagtaaacaaagagaacaaaaaaagaacatGTACACAAATCATATGTGTACATAAATGTACACTTATATAaatcattatatgtatataaatgttgcTGAGTCTTTATTGCAGTGTTTCTCAGCCCTGACTGCAAGTAGAATCACTGGGAGAGCTCTTCAGGAATAGTGATAGCTGAgtcccactccacacaagttaaAGGAAAAATCTTTAGAGGTGGGGCTCAAAGATGAGTAAAGATCCCCAGCTTTAAATGATTCTAATGAGCAACCAAGGTTGTCTGACAGTGCTTTAAGGTTTAGGCtgttttactgtatttttcataTCAGCCTCAGCTGAAAACTGAGGCCCCGCAGGAGTCATTGTTGCCAGTGTCCAAAAGAATGAAGATAGGAGTTTGGAGAAACTGCCACCCCAAAAGCAGAGGCCTTCCTTGTGAATGCCCGTCGGTTTGGCttattcttttttcaatatttatttggctacgccgggtcttagttgtggtacatgggatcttcattgcagcatgcgggatctttagctgcagcacgtgtctagttctctgagcagggatcgaacctgagcaccctgcactgggagcatggagccttaacatctggacctccagggaagtccctggctttCTTCATTTTGATTCAGGTGTTGATAGCAGGGTAAACCAGAATCTGGAATCCCCTGGCCAGTGGACTCAGCTAGAGAGGGCTCATTTGCAAGTTCTCCGTTCATCTGTCTGCTATATAATTGATTTCTACCCCTCCTGTTTCGCTGGTTTTTAATTCATTCCCTCTCTTCTACTCTACTTTGGAAGATCATCCTAAATTCAAAGATAAATCCTTCCTTTCTGACTCATTTAGAGGAAAATTGTAACTCTTAAAATTATGTAATTGGCCTATTAACAGACTCAGCTGCCTGTTAGAAATCCCCATTGAAATTGAGAGAGGTTGGCATTTGGCCTCTGTgtacaccatcatcaccatcatataatatttattaaataccacATATGTGTGATTCTGAGTTGAGCCAAACACAGAGATCACGTCCACTTTCCTCAAGAGAGTTGTAATTTAAGCTTGGTCTGAGGAGCTACTTAAACCAGGTGTGGTTATATAAGAGTGAGGCTGCTGCCAGCAACCACACATTAATACCAGGATCCCTATTTTAGAATAAAGCCACTAATATGTTAGGCATGGATGTAGTAATGTAGCCAGGAAAGGGGAAAGCTGCCAAGATGCCTTTTAAGGTCTAAGAATATTAAGTTTATAATTTAACCTTTCCACGTGATGgttggggaaaagaaaatgtaGGCCCACTTTTCTCCCCTCACTTTGTTCTAAATGTTTTATGAAAGTTAAGACAATTATCTCACACTAGGAGGGGTACTGagtatttctcttcctcttcacgTTAAAGGATTACTACTTTTATGATTCTCTTCCTGCATGCCAGGGCAAAACATTCTGAAATTACTTAAGTTTCTCTGTTATTCTCTTATGAATTTGTATTAAACTTGTATAGATGACCCAAGGCACTAGAGTTGACCCCAGAAAATTTAGTCCAAAGTCTGGATTTTTCTAAGTAACCCAACCTTTGGCATTGTGTCAAACCAATTATCTTAAGAAGTGATTGAATTTCTTAGTTTccattcaatgtttttttttttcagttgatgtTTTAAAGGCAGATTTTCAATATAAAAGGAAGAGTTTACctaacacttttttaaaattttgcctttCCTACATGGAAAACTACTGATAGCCTAAGATGAAGGACTTTGATTCATATAactctatcatttaaaaatttttaagagcaATGCAATCAATCTAGTaagtagaaaataataatgattttgTTTAAATGTTACATTATACATTTACACTTTTAAATTGCAAAGTATCTCATATGATTTTGGAATACACCTTAATCTTGATACAATCCACTGAATTTGATAACTTGTAACAGCAGGAAAAAGAACTGTGTGTTCTGTACCTAAACACAGCAAATGTCCAAAAACATTCAAAATTTGTATATCATCTCAAAGTtcaccttaaaaatattttttgagtaatAGTACTTGTGTTTGTAAAAGTTGATT from the Capra hircus breed San Clemente chromosome 18, ASM170441v1, whole genome shotgun sequence genome contains:
- the CAPNS2 gene encoding calpain small subunit 2, yielding MFLAKALLEGANQGLGQALGGLLGGGDQRRGGGNIGGIVGGIVNFISEAAAAQYSPEPPPTQQHFTNVEANESEEVRRFRQQFAQLAGPDMEVGATDLMNILNKVLSKHKDLKSDGFSLDTCRSIVSVMDSDTTGKLGFEEFKYLWNNIKKWQCVYKQYDRDQSGFLGSSQLRGALQAAGFQLNEQLYQMIVRRYTEEDGSMDFNNFISCLVRLDAMFRAFKSLDRDADGLIQVSIQEWLQLTMYS